TCGTAGTACTTTTTGATGGCGTCAGGCAACAACTTAATCAACTGATATTCGGAACAATCCGCCACATATTGAACCGTCAATCCTGAATACTGGATAAAATCTCGATAATAGTAATCATCAAAATACTCATTGATTTGATCGAATGCTTGATCCAGATTCGACTTAGCCTCTTCATAAACCAGATCATCAGCTTGCATTTGCTTCAGATATAAATAATTCTTCTTTTCCTCTTTGTAGCTTTTACTAAAAGCCCGATACAGAGCGGTCATAGGACTAGCCACTGCACCCAATCCCATATGATAATCTTTCTCTGCAGGTTTGTTAGAGTACTTCACGCCAGGAACGTAATAAACCTCACGTTCCGGTTGTTTGATGATGGTATTGGCTTGATAATCAGAGGTAATTTCTACATCATCGAGAATAATGGTACTTCTATGCATAGCCAGAATTACTTTTTGCACTTGATCCACATTAGTTATCACCATGGATAGGGAATCGTATCCTACCAAACGAAAATGCAAAGTATCAAGGTGATCGATTTCAAACTCAAATCGACCTTCGTGAGTGGTAGTGGTGCCCAAATGCTCTTCTAGGTAAACATGGACATTGGCCAATTCTTCCAGGCTCATGCCGTCGAGTATTTGCCCATGTACGGTTATTTTTTGTGCCGAAGAATGGTAAAAGCAAAAGAGCAGGAGCATAAACCCCAACAGTTTGGGCACAAAAAAAACGGGCATTCTCGTACTCCAGCTCATTTGTTGCATCAAACAACTAATGCCAGGTAAGTATCTGAGGATGCCCGTTGGTATAAAATTTTAGCTTTTAACTTTTTGGCTTCTTGCTAGAGCCTGAGCTTTTAGGCTTCGAAATAGACTCTCTCATCTCAGTATCTGCCTTGATGTTGTCCATTTTGTAATAATCCATGATGCCCAAGTTGCCATCAATGAAAGCTTGCGCCATTGCTTTAGGTATTTCAGCCTCCGCTTCGATTACCTTGGCTCTCGCTTCCTGTGCTTTGGCTTTCATTTCTTGCTCTACGGCCACCGCCATCGCTCTTCTTTCTTCAGCTTTAGCTTCAGCTACTTTCAAATCGGCTGCCGCTTGATCCGTTTGAAGATCGGCTCCAATATTTTTTCCTACATCTACATCGGCAATATCAATAGACAGGATTTCGAACGCAGTACCTGCATCCAAGCCTCTGGTCAGTACCAATTTCGATATTTTATCTGGGTTTTCAAGTACCTCTTTGTGTGTGACAGCCGAACCAATCGACGTCACAATACCCTCGCCTACTCGAGCCAAGATTGTGTCTTCACCAGCACCCCCTACAAGTTGAGCCAAGTTTGCTCTAACCGTCACTCTCGCTACAGCGATCAACTGAATACCGTCAGACGCAACTGCCGCTACTCTTGGTGTGGTAATTACTTTAGGGTTCACAGAAATCTGTACCGCTTCGAATACATCTCTACCTGCCAAATCAATCGCAGCCGCTTGGTTGAATTCCAAAGCAATGTTGGCTTTATCAGCCGAAATCAAGGCTTTGATTACGCTAGGCACATTGCCTCCCGCGAGGTAGTGCGTTTCTAATTCATTTGAAGTAACCGTAAGGCCTGCTTTTGTCGCCGTAATTAAAGAATTAACAACTAACGATGGTGGCACTTTTCTTATTCGCATAAACACGAGCTCAGCCAAACCTACCCGAACATTAGAAAATACAGCAGTGATCCAAAGGTTAACCGGAACAAAATATAGGAAGGTGAAAAATAGGATAATCGCCCCAAAGAGCGAAATTATCATCATCATACTACTCATTATAGGTATTAGTTTATTGGTTCTACAATTATTTTATTTCGCTCCAACTTGATGATTTTAATCGCTGTGTTTTCCAACACAAATGGACCAAGCGAAGACACTTCATATTCTTTATTATCAAATTCAGCTTTTCCAACAGGCTTCAGGGAAGAAATACACTTGCCTTCCTGACCTATCTCGAGTGCTGAAGTTAATCCCTCATTTACGGGAGTTTTCATTACACTTTTATTGGAAAATTTATTCCAAGCCCCAGATTTAAAACTCAAAATAATCGCTGTCAAACCTGCAGCCATAGATACTGCCAGCACGATATGCCCAGTGTCTACTCCGTATAATTCATAACTTCTATATACTCCGTATACACCCACCAAAAACCCTAAAATGCCAACGATAGTTGTGCCAGGCACAAAAATGATCTCAACGATGATCAAAGATATCCCTGCTAAAAT
The sequence above is drawn from the Reichenbachiella sp. genome and encodes:
- a CDS encoding NfeD family protein, which codes for MLDYFLIAFLILAGISLIIVEIIFVPGTTIVGILGFLVGVYGVYRSYELYGVDTGHIVLAVSMAAGLTAIILSFKSGAWNKFSNKSVMKTPVNEGLTSALEIGQEGKCISSLKPVGKAEFDNKEYEVSSLGPFVLENTAIKIIKLERNKIIVEPIN
- the floA gene encoding flotillin-like protein FloA (flotillin-like protein involved in membrane lipid rafts), with the protein product MMMIISLFGAIILFFTFLYFVPVNLWITAVFSNVRVGLAELVFMRIRKVPPSLVVNSLITATKAGLTVTSNELETHYLAGGNVPSVIKALISADKANIALEFNQAAAIDLAGRDVFEAVQISVNPKVITTPRVAAVASDGIQLIAVARVTVRANLAQLVGGAGEDTILARVGEGIVTSIGSAVTHKEVLENPDKISKLVLTRGLDAGTAFEILSIDIADVDVGKNIGADLQTDQAAADLKVAEAKAEERRAMAVAVEQEMKAKAQEARAKVIEAEAEIPKAMAQAFIDGNLGIMDYYKMDNIKADTEMRESISKPKSSGSSKKPKS
- a CDS encoding carboxypeptidase-like regulatory domain-containing protein; the encoded protein is MSWSTRMPVFFVPKLLGFMLLLFCFYHSSAQKITVHGQILDGMSLEELANVHVYLEEHLGTTTTHEGRFEFEIDHLDTLHFRLVGYDSLSMVITNVDQVQKVILAMHRSTIILDDVEITSDYQANTIIKQPEREVYYVPGVKYSNKPAEKDYHMGLGAVASPMTALYRAFSKSYKEEKKNYLYLKQMQADDLVYEEAKSNLDQAFDQINEYFDDYYYRDFIQYSGLTVQYVADCSEYQLIKLLPDAIKKYYEHLKELEEE